The following are encoded together in the Triticum dicoccoides isolate Atlit2015 ecotype Zavitan chromosome 6B, WEW_v2.0, whole genome shotgun sequence genome:
- the LOC119322720 gene encoding 3-ketoacyl-CoA synthase 20-like, with translation MVAPVVAPTSRLLQPIYIASDLIPPLIHPGQTLPNPDQPHPPRTQASRPTVLRTYATMSAAAQETTAGGGGDGKRQGPCRPGHLKLGYHIVVSNAVYVLLAPFAAALALRASRLTPSDLAAARAYLLANLHLAVSLVSVATALATVYLARRPRAVYLLDFACYKPGPDHVVTRETFMKQSSKAGVFTDDNLAFQRKILERSGLGQGTYFPAAVLNSPPNPCMAEARREAEAVMFGAIDSLLAKTGVRARDIGVVVVNCSLFNPTPSLSAMVVNHYKLRGNVASYNLGGMGCSAGLISIDLAKQLLQVHRNSYALVVSMENITLNWYWGNDRSMLMSNCLFRMGGAAILLSNRAADKRRSKYQLVHTVRTHHGADDRAYRCVFQEEDKAGRVGVALSKDLMAVAGEALKTNITTLGPLVLPMSEQILFLTSLIGKKIFGLKMKPYIPDFKMAFEHFCIHAGGRAVLDTIEKNLELSDWHMEPSRMTLNRWGNTSSSSLWYELAYTEAKGRVRRGHRAWQIAFGSGFKCNSAVWRALKDIHPSKEAGSNPWIEEIHRFPVEVPKVESVVSSP, from the exons ATGGTAGCTCCGGTGGTTGCACCCACCTCCCGCTTACTGCAGCCAATATATATCGCTTCCGATCTGATCCCACCTCTCATTCATCCCGGACAAACACTTCCCAACCCCGACCAACCGCATCCACCACGCACGCAAGCTAGCCGGCCCACTGTGCTACGTACGTACGCCACCATGAGCGCCGCCGCCCAAGAAAccacggccggcggcggcggcgatggcaagcGTCAGGGACCTTGCCGCCCGGGACACCTCAAGCTTGGCTACCACATCGTGGTGTCCAACGCGGTCTACGTACTGCTGGCCCCGTTCGCCGCGGCGTTGGCGCTCCGTGCGTCCCGTCTCACCCCGTCCGACCTGGCGGCAGCGCGCGCCTACCTCCTCGCCAACCTCCACCTCGCTGTCTCCCTCGTGTCCGTCGCCACGGCCCTCGCGACGGTCTACCTCGCGCGGCGGCCGCGCGCGGTGTACCTGCTAGACTTCGCGTGCTACAAGCCCGGGCCCGACCACGTGGTCACCCGGGAGACCTTCATGAAGCAGTCCAGCAAGGCCGGGGTGTTCACCGACGACAACCTGGCGTTCCAGCGGAAGATCCTGGAGCGGTCGGGGCTCGGGCAGGGGACCTACTTCCCGGCGGCGGTGCTCAACTCGCCCCCTAACCCGTGCATGGCGGAGGCGCGGCGGGAGGCGGAGGCTGTTATGTTCGGCGCCATCGACAGCCTGCTCGCCAAGACAGGGGTGCGGGCCAGGGACATCGGCGTCGTGGTCGTCAACTGCAGCCTCTTCAACCCGACGCCGTCGCTCTCCGCCATGGTCGTCAACCACTATAAGCTCCGCGGTAACGTCGCCAGCTACAACCTCGGCGGCATGGGATGCAGCGCCGGGCTCATCTCCATCGACCTCGCCAAGCAGCTGCTCCAG GTCCACCGGAACTCGTACGCGCTGGTGGTGAGCATGGAGAACATCACGCTGAACTGGTACTGGGGCAACGACCGCTCCATGCTCATGTCCAACTGCCTCTTCCGCATGGGCGGCGCGGCGATCCTCCTCAGCAACCGCGCCGCCGACAAGCGCCGCTCAAAGTACCAGCTCGTGCACACCGTGCGGACGCACCACGGCGCCGACGACCGCGCCTACCGCTGCGTGTTCCAGGAGGAGGACAAGGCCGGCCGGGTCGGCGTCGCGCTCTCCAAGGACCTCATGGCCGTCGCCGGCGAGGCCCTCAAGACCAACATCACCACGCTCGGGCCCCTCGTTCTCCCCATGTCCGAGCAGATCCTTTTCCTCACCTCTCTCATCGGCAAGAAGATCTTTGGCCTCAAGATGAAGCCCTACATTCCGGACTTCAAGATGGCGTTCGAGCACTTCTGCATCCATGCCGGCGGCAGGGCGGTGCTGGACACCATCGAGAAGAACCTGGAGCTCAGTGACTGGCACATGGAGCCTTCAAGGATGACGTTGAACCGGTGGGGGAACACGTCCAGCAGCTCGCTCTGGTACGAGCTTGCGTACACGGAGGCCAAGGGACGCGTCCGGCGCGGGCACCGTGCGTGGCAGATCGCCTTCGGGTCAGGGTTCAAGTGTAACAGCGCGGTGTGGCGCGCGCTCAAAGACATTCACCCATCAAAGGAAGCGGGCAGCAACCCGTGGATTGAGGAGATCCACCGGTTCCCGGTCGAGGTGCCCAAGGTGGAGAGCGTCGTTTCATCGCCATGA